In the Acidovorax sp. A79 genome, one interval contains:
- a CDS encoding helix-turn-helix domain-containing protein, translated as MTSTSPPSHRPVRPSLPHRAAPPGPASFGDHLRTWRQQRHLSQLELADEADISTRHVSFMETGRTNPSRDMVLRLCERLAIPLRERNALLVAAGYAPMYRERALDDPALAAARQAVELVLKGHEPCPAIALDRCWNVVAANQAAQALLASHVSPELLAPPINVFRLSLHPQGLAPRIANLPQWRAHLFERLRQQIQATADPALIALQAELQEYPAPQAPGAPVLAGEMLGVVMPFCFESVHGMLSLISTTTIFGTPVDVTLQELAVESFFPADDFTAEVLRKVASQPHPQEPA; from the coding sequence ATGACCTCCACATCCCCCCCTTCGCACCGCCCTGTGCGCCCCAGCCTGCCGCACCGCGCGGCGCCGCCGGGGCCCGCATCGTTTGGCGACCATCTGCGCACCTGGCGCCAGCAGCGGCACCTGAGCCAGCTGGAACTGGCCGACGAGGCCGACATCTCCACGCGACATGTGAGCTTCATGGAAACCGGACGCACCAACCCGAGCCGCGACATGGTGCTGCGCCTGTGCGAACGGCTGGCCATCCCGCTGCGCGAGCGCAATGCCCTGCTCGTGGCGGCCGGCTACGCGCCGATGTACCGTGAGCGCGCACTGGACGACCCCGCCCTCGCGGCGGCGCGCCAGGCCGTCGAGCTGGTGCTCAAGGGGCACGAACCCTGCCCCGCCATCGCGCTCGACCGCTGCTGGAACGTGGTGGCGGCGAACCAGGCCGCCCAGGCCCTGCTGGCCTCGCACGTGAGCCCGGAACTGCTCGCGCCCCCGATCAACGTGTTTCGCCTGAGCCTGCATCCCCAGGGCCTGGCCCCCCGCATCGCCAATCTGCCGCAATGGCGGGCCCACCTGTTTGAACGCCTGCGCCAGCAAATACAGGCCACCGCCGACCCGGCGCTGATCGCCCTGCAGGCCGAGTTACAGGAATATCCCGCGCCGCAGGCACCGGGCGCGCCGGTTCTGGCGGGTGAAATGCTGGGCGTGGTAATGCCGTTCTGCTTTGAAAGCGTGCACGGAATGCTCTCGCTCATCAGCACGACCACGATATTTGGCACCCCGGTGGACGTGACCCTGCAGGAACTGGCCGTGGAATCATTCTTTCCGGCCGACGATTTCACGGCGGAGGTTTTGCGCAAGGTGGCCTCGCAACCACATCCGCAGGAACCCGCGTGA